The genomic stretch CAACCCCAATTGCTACATTACTCGCATTACACATCAACTCAAAGGGCAGACTCCAGTCAGGTGCGATAATGATTGGCACATAAACCAACTTCAATATCAGATCCCAAATGCCTTTACACAGGTATCACCAAACTTGAATGAGGAATCCTTATTCAAGGAATCCTTTTCTAGCAACATGCATAAGGGATTAgcaatttttaaaaaatctttaatgaaacgTTTATAAAAACCTGCATGTCCCAAGAAGTTGCGGATGCCCTTAATAGAGATGGGTAGTGGTAGTTTTTCCACTGCCTCCACCTTGGCCTTGTTGACTTCAATTCTTTGCTTGGACACTCGATGTCCCAATACAATACCTTCTTGaaccataaaatgacacttctcccaattaagcatCAGGTTAGTTTCCTCACATCGTACTAGCACCAACTCCAAGTTCTTCAGACAATTATCATAGGACGATCTGAAGActgaaaaatcatccatgaacatcTCCATGAATTTCTCCACCGTGTTGGTAAagatggccatcatacacctttgaaaagccTTCGGTGCATTGCATAACCCGAATGACATCCTTTTAAAGGCGAAGGTGCCATAGGGGCAAGTAAATatagtcttttcctgatcttctgGTACTATCACTATCTGGTTGTAACCAGAGTAACCATCAGAGAAAGCAATAATATTCATGCGCGGCTAGCATGtccaacatctgatcaatgaaaaGGAGAGGGGAATGGTCCTTTCGCGTAGCCTTGTTGAGTTTGCTATAATCAATGCATCCCCTCCAGCCCGTCACCGTTCTGGTAGGtatcaactcattttgctcattTGCCACAATTGTCATGCCTCCCCTTTTTTGGCACGCACTGCACAAAACTCACCCAATTGATGTCACAAATAGGCAATATGATCCTAGCATCCAACTATTTGATAATCTCCTTTTTTACTACCTCCTTCATAATAAGATTCAATCGTCTCTGCTACTCCACAGTAAGTCTGTATCCATCCTCCAGGAatattttatgcatgcaaaatgacGGACTAATTCCATTGATATTGGCAATAGTCCAACCAATAGCCCCTTTCTGTTTAATCAGAACCCGCAACAACTTGTCCTCTTGCAAATGTGATAATGAAGATGCGATGATCACATGTAAGGATTCTGAAACACCTAAGTAAGCGTATCATAAATGAGAAGGTAAGGCTTGAGCTCCAATTTTGGagtctcctcaatagatggcttagGTGGTGTTAATGTCAATGGCATGTCCATTTCCTCAAATCTCTTCAACCCGTTAACATACTGACATGTCATGTTCAAAACTTGTACAATTTCTTCCACCAGCTCATCATCCTTTTCTTCTCATCAGTTAAAGCTCTTCCTAGAGGATCTTTAGATACCAAGTATGGTGTTGTGCCTGCCAATTCATCATCCACAATTGTGATCATTGCCAAATCTTCATAGTGTGCTGGCAATTTAAGTGCTCGGTATACAATGAATACCTCCACCTTTTCACCCACTCTCATGGTCATTTGTACTTCATATACATTAATAATTGCGCGTCCCGTGGCTAGAAATTATCATCCCAAAATAAATGGGACTTCCTGATCAGGCTCGTAATCCAAGATGACAAAATAAACTGGGAATATAAATGTGCCCGCTTGGACCAGCACAACTTGAATGACGCCCTCGGGGCTGGCTAATGATCTATCTGCCAATTGCAATACCATCGTAATTGGTTAAGGAACTCCCAACCCTATCTGTCGAAACACAAACAACGATATCAGATTTATGCTCGCCCCAAGATTACACAATACTCGCCCAACCACATGTTTCTtaattgaaatttgaattgtgAAGCTTCCTGGGTCCTTCAATTTAGGAGGCAACTTATTCTGAATTCTGGAACTACACTCCTTAGTGAGTGCTACAGGTTTGAACTCATTTATCTTGTGCTTGTTTGCCATAATTTCTTTGATGTACTTTGCATACTTTGGCACTTCTTGCAAAATGTCCACCAACAGGATGTTAATCTGCACCTGTTTCAAAATATCAAGGAACTTCTTGTATGCAACATTATCCTTCACTTTTTGCAATCTCTGAGGAAATGGAGGTGGTGTCTTCGCAAAAATTGGTTGTGGTTGCTTTGCCATGACCTCTTCAATTGGCTTCTCTAGTTCCTTTGCATTTTCTGATTTGACTTTTGTGGTGGGCTATTTTTCACTAAACGTCACTTAATTTCTCTTCGTCGAgggaacttcttctaattctgTCCTATTCTTAAATAATATAACATTAATAGGAGCCTTAGGATTAGCCTCAGTGTCGCTTGGTAATGCTCTAGCTAGTTTGGTGTTTTGGGTACTAGCAAGTTGCCCCATCTGTCGCTCTAAATTTCAAATAACAGTAGCTTGATTTTGATTATCAACCAAAATCTTATTGAGAATCTCCTCAATATTACCCATCGGATTCGCGGACTGATTTGCTTGTGGTGGAAGAAACCGTTGATATTGACCTTGTGGTTTGAACTGATTCTGAGCATCCTGATTTCCACCCCAGGAGAAATTTGGGTGGTTTCTCCTATTTGGATTATAAATATTACCATATTGAGTTTGATTAGCTTGGCCTCTATTAGCATTACCCACAAAGTAAACTGACTCTAGATTTGCTGGACATGCCTCGCTAGTATGGCCCTCGCTGCATACTTTGCAGAACATCTACACTTGTTGTACTGGTTGAACCTGTTGCATTGGTGGGAACTGTTGTTGGTTCTGAACCACATTCATCTTGCTAATTTGATTTGATAAAGATGCTACATGCGCAAATAGTGTTGATACAACATCCAATTCAAGTACCCCAATAACTTTATGGCTTGTGTGTCTGCCTGCTTCCCCTTTCCAATCTGGGTTGCTTTTGAAAAACTTGTTCAACATCTGTAGGTCTCATCAAAGCTCTTTTCCAATACTTGACCACCAGCTACTGCATCTACCACTATTTTTATTTCAGGGTGTAGACCTTCAATAAAAGTATGAGCTAGTACCTCATTGGTTTAGTTATGGTGTGGACAGTCACTTAGTAGCCCCTTGAATCGCTCCCAGACTATATAAAGTGATTCACCTTCTCtctgtttgaaagaaaatatcttCCTTCTTATCTTTGCAGTTTTACCATAAGAAAAGAACCTAGCCAAGAATTTGCGAACCAGATCCACGATGCAATAGAGTCAGCTGGCTCAGACTTATTGGCCTCTTCCAACAAAGAAAAAAGGGAACAATGTGAGCATGACATAATCATATGTCACCCCATTAGTGATTTAGGTATCACTAATCTCCAGAAAATTCAGAATATGTTGTTAGGGTTCCTCGTGTGGTAGTCCCATGAACTGTCCACTTGCATGAAGTAGCTGGATCATGATCTGTTTAAGATCGAAAGGCCTAGTGATCCTAGGCTTAACGATACTTAAGGTGACATTAGCAATGATGGGCATAACTGCCTCTTATACCGCCAATGGATGTTCACCCGCCATTTTAACAGGAAGTGGAATGAGTGCGTGTAGATTATTTACTTCCTGAGCTTCTCTCAACCTTCTGCGAAATGCTCTATCAGGTTCTGGGTCAAAATTCTGTAGTCTATCCTGGCTTCTAACCCGTCACATTCAAGCAAAGTACCTGAGATAACAAACCAAGCCAAAAAGAATATTAAAAACTTAACTCGATGAGTAATAAAAGCATAATCTAGTAAACaattaatttctaagtcccccaAAACGACACTAGAAACTTGTTGCCCTAAAAtcacacacgcaagtatacgcagTCAATCAAGTAATAAagagtgagtagagtatcgttcccacgagtaTTTGTAATCAATTATCAACTAAATCAAGCGAATTCTAATTTATTAAGTCAAGAACAATTTCAAAggatttttgtttgattaattgtACTAACTACAATTGCGATTAAAAGGAAAACTAATTAATTACCACACTTGGCACGAAGATTTTAATTCAATGAAAAATAAGATTCCAGGGTCATGGTTAAGTAACAATCATGTTCAATTCTTCAATCAAATCGACTTATTAATTTAGCTAGGTTATTAACCTACAAGGACAATAATACTTGTAGAAATTTGACATCTTCTACTCGCCTATTCAATTTATTCTAAACCGTATATTTCTATGAGATTAGAGATAAAAGAACGCATTCATGATTTCTTGCACAATTGGCTAAGCATGGAAAATAGGTATATTTCTATCCGTATTCGCAAATCAATTCCCCAATGACTAGGTTCAAGATCGCGCTCTATTCAATCTTATTGCAATCAAGAATTACCTCTTTCAAGTTCAACTCAAGATTCATatatagtatttcactgttagctaagCAGTAAAATAATTGAACTCAGGATATgaataaacaacccaatatgataaattAACTCGTCAAATCAATATTCGAATATCAACATTCATGTAAAATCATAACCCCAGAATAAACGAGTTTAGCCACTCATAATCATGGTAGTAATCTCAATTAACTCCCAAGAATACATAAAAATCTATAAAAGAAGGGAAAAGTAAGAACTCAAGACGAATTCTGTGGTTTCCATACTCTATGATGACTTTGCTTCCCAATGTGTTGGATGATCTAAAAGAGGCGTTTTTGACTTATATATTGCATACAAAAGTCGTGGGCCaaagttttccttttccttttccaacTCAACTTCAGGGATTGATGTTGAGTTGGAAGCTTCAAGTCTGCCTCAGCTTGAACTTTTCAGCATAAGATACTGGGGTGTATGCTTCGCGTCCACCCTTTGTTCCCTCATCCTTGCTGCGCCCAGGTGTGGATGCTAAGGTGGATGCCTTCTCCCAACTTCACTGCTAAGGATGAACAAAATGGCCTTTTTTTAGCATCCAACCTCTTCTCCTATACAtaggcggacccaggatttgagCATGACGGGGGCACCACTGTATATGCTAATCACCAGCGATAAAATTTGGCGTGCAACTCTTTGAAAATTAATGATTATGATGACTTATCATCCAAGTATTAACAAAAAGaagttctaaagaaaaagaaagcactAAACGGGGGAGAGAGAGTGTTCTTCGGAAAGGGCGTTCAAACTTAAAATTATCAAAGACTTACTAGAGAAATTAAGATTAAGAGTATGTTTATACTAAAAGAATTGAAAAAGAGTCTCAAACTCTTAGTTTCTCTTGCCCATTCAAAGTGATTGTTAAAGAAGATTGTGGCAGAAGATTTGTTAAAGCAATTTGAGGCTTTCAATTTTAAGGAAGGAatttgcaaaaaagaaaaaaattaattaagttgACTATTTTGTATTAGTACTAAACTATAAttgaattttaaaaaaagaagcagataaaagaacaaaataaagcaATTTGTTATTAAATAAAACTTACATTGTatttaacaacaataacaaacccagTATAATTTCATGataagtggagtctggggagggtacgatgtacgcagaccttacctctaccttcAAGAAAACAGAGAGGTTATTTCCGGAAGACCCCCGActtaggaaaaataaaaatacttcAAGAATTAGAAGCCAAAATTAGAGGTGTACGACAACAATGTCTAATTAATAACAACTTAACTGATGAACCACAACTAAGTTCAAGAAATAAGTTCCAACTAGGCAATCAAATGATTACTAAACGGTTATATTGAGCAGCATATATGATAGTTCAATTTTTGTACAAAGAGCAAACAAAGAGCAAGATTTCAGATGGATAACTTTGGCTTATCACTAAGAACAAAATAACCTCAGTCTACAATCTAATGTGCAATGAAACTTTGCTGAAGTAGAATCAACGGGAATATATTAGAAAATGCAGTTCCAGCCAGGATGATCACATAACCCTTATACTTTGTTCTCAATTTGTATGTGGTTTACTTGCACCTGGAACAGACCACATTAAGGACAAAGAGTGCGACCAAATATCAGAACTATCATAGTAACAGGCAGAGAATAACAAAAGGATACATGAGATTTATTGCCAAAGCAACAAAATGGTAAGTGCAAAGGGATGAAGGGTGGAGGAAGAGCAATATACAGAAACACAAGCATATGAAATTAGAAATACCACTCGGAATAAATGAACTTACAATGAAGCACGTAATTGAAAATTTTGTTGCTTAAAAGCATCATAAGTCTCAATTCCATCCGCCCATAATTTTTTCAAATCATCAACCAAAGGTTGGAGATACACATCTATATCCATACCAGGGCTTTTTGGGCCAGGAATAAGCAAGGATAATAAAATATTAGACTGTTTCATGCATAGCCATGGGAGAAGATTATACGGAATCAAGAATACTGGCCACATACTGTAGGCATTACTCATGGAACCAAAAGGATTAAAACCATCTGAAGCAAGTCCAAGTCTTACATTACGTGGATCTGATGCAAAATCCAAATGGTTCTCATCAAAAGTTTTCCATGTCAGTGAGTCAGCTGGATGCCTTAATACTCCATCATCAACTCGCTTATCTTTATGCCATCTCATATCTTCTGCGGTTCGTTTAGTCATAAACAATCGTTGTAATCTTGGGATCAAAGGAAAGTATCTAAGAATTTTCCTAGGaattcctttctttctcttattcAATTTACTTGAAGCAACCTCATTGTCATCTTCTCCTCCTTTCCGTACTATCCATCTTTTCTCACCACATTTAGGACATTGCTCAAGATCCGCATATTCCTTTCTATATAAGATGCAATTATTAACACAAGCATCTATTTTCACATAATCCAGACCCAAATCTTTAATAATCTTTTGAACTTCATAAATAGAACTAGGGAGCACATGTCCTTTGGGAAAGGCATCACTTAATAGTTTTAACAAAGAGTCTAATGAAGTATTACTCCAACCATGCAAGCACTTCATTTGAAAAAGACGCATTACAAAAGAGAGCTTCGAGAACTTTTCACAATCTGGATGTAACTTCTGCTCTGCATCCTTTAACAACCGATAAAAACTCTTAGCTTCTGCATTAGGTTCTTCATATCTAGACTCAGCCGACTCATCAGACGGATCATGAGTTATATTATCTATAGGAACACCGTGATACATGTCATGCAACATCTCGAAAGTGGCATCATCATCATTTCCTAAATCTGAATTTGCACTAGAATTTATTTCATCATCTGAAGATGAATCTGACTCACCATGATGAATCCACCTATTATATGTTGGATCTATACCCCACCTAAGTAAATCTATTTTCACTTCTTCTCGTGTTTTCCTACGCACATGGTTACAGTTAGTGCACGAACATTGAATTCTTAAACCAATATTAGGATTTGAAAATGCAAAGTTTAAAAATTGTTCCACGCCATTCAAGTATTCTGGTAATGCCCTATTCCTAAGAAGTATCCAACTTTTATCCATCATATAATAACCTacaaattataaaatattaactgTCCCTCAATTTTTTGCTGTCAATTtagcaaaaaaataaataaggaaaaggtCAGAGAAGGACTGTATACTAAAATACAGTAAAAATAACAGCATATAAATTGAACGAACAGTGATACAAGCGAAGGAACACACTATAGATAAATAGTAATCAGCAAGACTCACCAGACTTTGTAGACGAGAAATAACGAAGCAAAGAATAGACCAGAACCAATTGCTCAGAGATGTAGAATAATAAAGGAGAAAACCTTGCTAGAATGGTAACTGAAATAGGCTAAGGATTAAGGAAAAGATAATTAAAAGGAAGAAACTGGTTTGCCGCTTTTCTTTGGGCGGAAAGTTGAAAAATACTAAGCTAAATCTTAGGCCACTAATCAAACATGTTGAGAAAATTAAGGCGTGAACAGAACTTGTTGAGACAATTAAGGGTTCTACCAAATATAAATTATTGCtaatttattatattttaaaacaaCTATGTTTTCAAATAAAATATGGCAGCAACAAAAAACTTACCCAAAGCAACTAAAATAGTGGGCTAAAAATCCGGAAAAAGTGATTAACAAGAGAAAATTTTGGCGCGTTTGATTTTGGCGGAAAACTGGAAAATAATTAGCTAAGTTTTAGGCCACAACCCACCTATTTTGTAGGCAAAAATAAAGTGTATTGCCAACAATACAAATTTACTGTTGCCAATATCAAAGCAaaatctcattaatttattttaagTCATATTTACATCTGCAACTTATGAGGAAATCAGAGAACTAAATTTCAGCTGCTATTCCAGAAAAATTGATGAAAAACGTACCTTTTTGCAGCGAGCGGGGTCAATGTTTATATCGAAGCtccttttctttcaatttttgccAAAATCTTCCTCTAGTTCTCTTCAAAAATTTCAAATTCATGGCTGATGAATTAGCTGGATTCGTCTTTGacaaaaaagaattttgaaagagTAATGGTGTCATCGAATTGGAGAATGTTGGGGACTAGTCTTTGAAGCAGAGAGCAATTGACATTACAATTACAAAAAGAAACAGAGAGCAATTTGAGAACGGTGTCAAAGATAGAATTCTTGGTAGCTCCGTCAGTGTAGGTGGCCAAAATGAAAGGGCAATGCTATTACACGTAGCAAATTAAAATGTGAAGGAATTGGATAAAGCCAAGTACACAGTACAATTAGCATTGCTTTTGGTACAACTCTTCAATGCAGTGGTTGGTAACAATGAACCAGACGTTGCTAAAAGTTATACGATAAATAGCAAcaattttttaaagttgttgtcacTTATTACATTAAGCCAACAACACTGTGATTTTTGCAAAAAATTGCTccctgttataaatatattatattatggatgttcatttagtactctgttgtaaataatcttcctgaagaagtttatccatatgggactccaccgtaaatatgtttatctatttagtactatattggaaataagcttcctgaagaagcttatcacttcggtacccggttatggataaacattaccctaggtagaagattatccatactgggtataataagtttatccattcagtactccgttatggataaatattgctctcagtagaagattatccacagcagcttgcgtagcagcttacacaacagcttgcgtagcaacttgtagtagcagcttacacagcagcttgtagtagcagcttacacagcagcttgtagtagcagcttacacagcagcttgcatagcagcttcctttcttctataaatagaagagatttcagttcattatgtacatcagtttgagttcgaataatatatcagtttctctctatacttgtctttactttacagtttttattttataacacgttatcagcacgagactctgacatctcgagtaaatactttgaaagtattagaggtaagaactttcttttcctaaataatgtcaaatctttctaaacttgaatttgtagccctggatatatcgggcaaaagctacatgtcttgggtgcttgatgctgaaattcatcttgatgcgatgggtctggcagacaccatcaaggataaaaatcaggcatcaaaccaagaccgtgccaaagcaatgatattcctacgccatcaccttgatgagggcctgaaaatggaatatctcactattaaagatccagtcatactgtggaataatttgaaagatagatatgaccacctgaagatggtcgttcttccacaggcacgttatgattggactcatctaaggctacaagattttaaatctatcagtgagtataattctgctatgttcagaattatttcccaattaaaattatgtggtgataatattactgatcatgatatgttggagaaaactttcaccacttttcatgcctcgaatatgctcctgcagcagcaatatcgagagatgggatttaaaaagtattctgaacttatctcacatcttcttatagcagagcaacataatgggctattaatgaaaaatcatgaaagccggcctattggttcttgtccattccctgaa from Nicotiana sylvestris chromosome 12, ASM39365v2, whole genome shotgun sequence encodes the following:
- the LOC104243039 gene encoding uncharacterized protein isoform X1, with the protein product MMDKSWILLRNRALPEYLNGVEQFLNFAFSNPNIGLRIQCSCTNCNHVRRKTREEVKIDLLRWGIDPTYNRWIHHGESDSSSDDEINSSANSDLGNDDDATFEMLHDMYHGVPIDNITHDPSDESAESRYEEPNAEAKSFYRLLKDAEQKLHPDCEKFSKLSFVMRLFQMKCLHGWSNTSLDSLLKLLSDAFPKGHVLPSSIYEVQKIIKDLGLDYVKIDACVNNCILYRKEYADLEQCPKCGEKRWIVRKGGEDDNEVASSKLNKRKKGIPRKILRYFPLIPRLQRLFMTKRTAEDMRWHKDKRVDDGVLRHPADSLTWKTFDENHLDFASDPRNVRLGLASDGFNPFGSMSNAYSMWPVFLIPYNLLPWLCMKQSNILLSLLIPGPKSPGMDIDVYLQPLVDDLKKLWADGIETYDAFKQQNFQLRASLCK
- the LOC104243039 gene encoding uncharacterized protein isoform X2 translates to MLHDMYHGVPIDNITHDPSDESAESRYEEPNAEAKSFYRLLKDAEQKLHPDCEKFSKLSFVMRLFQMKCLHGWSNTSLDSLLKLLSDAFPKGHVLPSSIYEVQKIIKDLGLDYVKIDACVNNCILYRKEYADLEQCPKCGEKRWIVRKGGEDDNEVASSKLNKRKKGIPRKILRYFPLIPRLQRLFMTKRTAEDMRWHKDKRVDDGVLRHPADSLTWKTFDENHLDFASDPRNVRLGLASDGFNPFGSMSNAYSMWPVFLIPYNLLPWLCMKQSNILLSLLIPGPKSPGMDIDVYLQPLVDDLKKLWADGIETYDAFKQQNFQLRASLCK